From Etheostoma cragini isolate CJK2018 chromosome 14, CSU_Ecrag_1.0, whole genome shotgun sequence, the proteins below share one genomic window:
- the LOC117956474 gene encoding gastrula zinc finger protein XlCGF57.1-like — MRTHVRETTSSVSDTQTHHKTAEAEDTEDKTGDSSEFKMDVSDHWTKPSELQPTLKCNRVPVSGKRPTTGNRKQFSCSVCGKRFSNKTSLKIHMITHSTDKPTVCGRSFSQKGNLVCHMQRHTEEKKYNCTVCGRRFKFKEDFGQHMKIHKPETQSTSCVSAAKKQPGESFSLNREEPEFRNPDPHLQPKDKTGDSSEVSNGLKESPGRQFGLMFWKNTEVPAEKAHSCSLCGKRFINECTLRDHMIQHTDTPFSCSVCGKGFSQKETLERHMPHHTGENNYSCTVCGRRFRFQGDVGRHMAVHAKYKPTERVGNVSIESREPQSTLKSQKHTDVQAEDSLSCSFCGKTFTRKFCLKVHIRLHTGEKPFSCSVCGKRFVQRYHYLEHTRLHTGEGTFDCSLCGRKFGHMFRLRNHMTSHTGEKPFSCSVCGKGFRFNGELKSHALVHSGEKPFSCSVCLRGFRLKFMLTSHMTIHSGELPFSCSFCGRRFRQKGNLKTHMKKHETEAAPAAELKTKG, encoded by the coding sequence ATGAGAACGCACGTGAGAGAGACAACGTCCTCCGTCAGTGACACTCAGACACATCACAAAACTGCAGAAGCAGAAGACACTGAAGACaagactggagactcttctgaaTTTAAAATGGACGTCAGTGATCATTGGACCAAACCCAGTGAACTTCAGCCAACTCTTAAATGTAATAGGGTCCCTGTGAGCGGTAAGAGACCTACAactggaaacaggaaacagttcAGCTGCTCGGTGTGTGGGAAAAGATTTAGCAACAAGACAAGTCTTAAAATACATATGATAACTCACTCAACCGACAAACCGACAGTTTGTGGTAGAAGTTTTTCTCAGAAGGGGAACTTAGTTTGTCACATGCAACGCcacacagaagagaaaaaatacaactgTACAGTTTGTGGGAGACGTTTTAAATTCAAAGAAGATTTCGGGCAACACATGAAAATCCACAAACCAGAGACACAGTCTACTTCCTGTGTTAGTGCCGCAAAAAAGCAGCCGGGGGAGAGCTTCAGTCTGAACCGGGAAGAGCCAGAATTTAGGAACCCTGATCCACATTTACAACCCAAAGACaagactggagactcttctgaaGTCAGCAATGGTTTGAAAGAGAGCCCAGGACGGCAGTTTGGTTTGATGTTTTGGAAAAATACTGAAGTCCCAGCGGAGAAAGCACATAGCTGCTCTTTATGTGGCAAACGTTTTATCAATGAGTGTACCCTGAGAGACCACATGATACAGCACACGGACACGCCGTTCAGCTGCTCCGTTTGTGGCAAAGGTTTTTCTCAGAAGGAGACGCTAGAGCGTCACATGCCACATCACACCGGAGAGAACAACTACAGCTGTACAGTTTGTGGGAGACGTTTCAGGTTCCAAGGAGACGTCGGGAGACACATGGCAGTCCACGCAAAATACAAACCGACAGAGCGAGTTGGCAATGTATCGATAGAGAGCAGAGAACCGCAGTCAACTTTAAAGTCTCAGAAACATACAGACGTCCAGGCTGAGGATTCACTCAGCTGCTCTTTTTGTGGCAAAACCTTTACCCGTAAGTTCTGCCTGAAGGTCCACATAAGACTGCACACGGGAGAGAAACCGTTCAGCTGCTCCGTCTGCGGTAAGCGCTTCGTTCAGCGCTACCACTACCTGGAACACACGAGGCTTCACACAGGAGAGGGCACATTCGACTGCTCTCTGTGCGGGAGAAAGTTCGGACACATGTTCCGACTCAGAAATCACATGACCTCTCACACGGGAGAGAAGCCGTTCAGCTGCTCCGTCTGCGGCAAAGGCTTCAGATTCAATGGAGAACTAAAGAGTCACGCGCTGGTTCACTCGGGGGAAAAACCCTTCAGCTGCTCCGTCTGCCTACGAGGTTTCCGTCTTAAGTTTATGTTAACAAGTCACATGACAATCCACAGCGGGGAGCTCCCGTTCAGCTGCTCCTTCTGTGGGAGAAGATTCCGGCAAAAGGGaaatctgaaaacacacatgaagAAGCACGAGACGGAAGCAGCTCCGGCTGCAGAGTTAAAGACAAAAGGATAA
- the LOC117956484 gene encoding zinc finger protein 467-like isoform X1, protein MCKVQMLRALVEQRLTAAAEEIFGLFERTIAEYEEELCRSKEENERQRELLDAVFNPQLRVHRADFFPPEQQECSSRVDQEEPEYPPHIKEEQEELWSSQEGEQLQGLEEADITKFPFTPVPVKSEDDEEEAQSSQLHQRQTQHMETEADGEDCGGPEPARNSHPLLQPETEDQIGDSSEPETDDSADWKETREPQSALNSLKHDSRCKKTFSCSECGRRFGQTGHLKRHMRTHTGERPFSCSECDKTFTVKETLKRHMVTHTGEKPFTCSVCKKSFTQSGSLRSHMAVVHTGEKRFSCSVCDNRFTRSSHVITHKCVGHMETEADREDRGGPEPARTLIFI, encoded by the exons atgtgtaaagtccAGATGCTGAGAGCGTTGGTGGAGCAGCGACTAACTGCGGCTGCTGAAGAGATATTTGGGCTGTTTGAAAGAACGATAGCAGAGTACGAGGAGGAACTTTGTCGTTCAAAAGAGGAGAACGAGCGACAACGGGAACTACTGGACGCTGTTTTCAACCCTCAGCTCCGGGTCCACAGAGCAG atttctttccccctgagcagcaggagtgtagctcCAGGGTGGACCAGGAGGAGCCAGAGtaccccccacacattaaagaggagcaggaggaactgtggagcagtcaggagggagagcagcttcaagggctggaggaggctgatatcaccaagttcccattcactcctgtccctgtgaagagtgaagatgatgaagaggaagctcagtcctcacagcttcatcagagacaaactcaacacatggaaacagaagctgatggagaggactgtggaggaccagaaccagccaggaactcacatccacttttacaaccagagactgaagaccagattggagactcttctgaacctgagactgatgacagtgctgattggaaggagaccagagaacctcagtcagctttaaactctctgaaacatgattcaagatgtaagaaaacattcagctgctctgagtgtgggaggaGATTTGGCCAAACAGGACATCTAAAAAGACACATGAGAACTCACACTGGCGAGagacctttcagctgctctgaaTGTGATAAAACTTTCACTGTAAAGGAAACCCTGAAGAGACACATGGttactcacacaggagaaaaacctttcacctgctcagtctgtaagaaatcttttacacagagtGGAAGTTTACGTTCCCACATGGCCGTggtccacacaggagagaaaagattcagctgcagtgtttgtgacAACAGATTTACCCGGAGTTCTCATGTCATAacacataaatgtgttggtcatatggaaacagaagctgatagAGAGGAccgtggaggaccagaaccagccaggactTTAATCTTTATTTAG
- the LOC117956484 gene encoding zinc finger and BTB domain-containing protein 17-like isoform X2, whose protein sequence is MCKVQMLRALVEQRLTAAAEEIFGLFERTIAEYEEELCRSKEENERQRELLDAVFNPQLRVHRADFFPPEQQECSSRVDQEEPEYPPHIKEEQEELWSSQEGEQLQGLEEADITKFPFTPVPVKSEDDEEEAQSSQLHQRQTQHMETEADGEDCGGPEPARNSHPLLQPETEDQIGDSSEPETDDSADWKETREPQSALNSLKHDSRCKKTFSCSECGRRFGQTGHLKRHMRTHTGEKPFTCSVCKKSFTQSGSLRSHMAVVHTGEKRFSCSVCDNRFTRSSHVITHKCVGHMETEADREDRGGPEPARTLIFI, encoded by the exons atgtgtaaagtccAGATGCTGAGAGCGTTGGTGGAGCAGCGACTAACTGCGGCTGCTGAAGAGATATTTGGGCTGTTTGAAAGAACGATAGCAGAGTACGAGGAGGAACTTTGTCGTTCAAAAGAGGAGAACGAGCGACAACGGGAACTACTGGACGCTGTTTTCAACCCTCAGCTCCGGGTCCACAGAGCAG atttctttccccctgagcagcaggagtgtagctcCAGGGTGGACCAGGAGGAGCCAGAGtaccccccacacattaaagaggagcaggaggaactgtggagcagtcaggagggagagcagcttcaagggctggaggaggctgatatcaccaagttcccattcactcctgtccctgtgaagagtgaagatgatgaagaggaagctcagtcctcacagcttcatcagagacaaactcaacacatggaaacagaagctgatggagaggactgtggaggaccagaaccagccaggaactcacatccacttttacaaccagagactgaagaccagattggagactcttctgaacctgagactgatgacagtgctgattggaaggagaccagagaacctcagtcagctttaaactctctgaaacatgattcaagatgtaagaaaacattcagctgctctgagtgtgggaggaGATTTGGCCAAACAGGACATCTAAAAAGACACATGAGAACTCACACTG gagaaaaacctttcacctgctcagtctgtaagaaatcttttacacagagtGGAAGTTTACGTTCCCACATGGCCGTggtccacacaggagagaaaagattcagctgcagtgtttgtgacAACAGATTTACCCGGAGTTCTCATGTCATAacacataaatgtgttggtcatatggaaacagaagctgatagAGAGGAccgtggaggaccagaaccagccaggactTTAATCTTTATTTAG